In the genome of Diachasmimorpha longicaudata isolate KC_UGA_2023 chromosome 19, iyDiaLong2, whole genome shotgun sequence, one region contains:
- the LOC135171389 gene encoding regulator of MON1-CCZ1 complex isoform X1, whose amino-acid sequence MMSRLRSLSQHVAVYIKRGGGGEKVNGIGGYHLYMWPVFPSFHLYRYNVHTHTHTHTLLCVHDSVTSKGVELLDRVEKMDNNQVPGEDYYLELSEDPIKFESVSNLTNVFFDDSKQQVFAVRSGGVTGVLVKGPDCNLNFRMDDKGPVISIKFSPNMNILAIQRTTTSVEFVNYSINSGLDNFEYSQTCRGKNASIQGFVWTYGNEILVITDHGVELFLVNPAKKNVKALKSLSLGVNWYVYCCQSNMILLSSGTIGNQMQALHVTPGNLNKITKFEMEVTPSKPGKLAVSERDVALAVLYGIPCIIVLRHQHGVNKSVGTAYVCVYTVHKMLTIKKSHILKLDMTGRFAINVVDNLIIVHHQASKTSMIFDIMLAGVSDGTVMHHTAVAAPKPIKPYNLKVQGATLSEQVIQSCQLYSPNWVVFQPNIVIDAKLGCLWYIELRLDCLVQLIDDKVQLVEFLLQRKNSKQILLQLLQSYVNDLPITLAEMPPIFDKLNDIYRNHLEHEIQSQMGTPLQNVSKSPSNTSENFAFKALIDQSDIYSHILSKFSSGEIIEPKMIIWVLLEYIRSLTEHGIPVQHYLHELVITTLVQRKAYYQLHQLLQYHVVADSKPLACLLLSLENLYPAAHQLALDMLKRLGNAHEEIIEVLLSKGHILPALRYVRSVGMIEQVSARKFLEAARAQNDPTLFHSVYKFFEQRNMRLHNTTAFTRGEHCQVYVKHFENLFHGINNACDSNLNSNISTVSSQN is encoded by the exons ttgaaaaaatggataataaTCAAGTGCCTGGTGAGGATTATTATTTGGAATTGTCCGAAGATCCGATAAAATTTGAGTCCGTGAGCAACCTTACAAATGTCTTCTTCGATGACTCTAAACAACAG GTATTTGCTGTAAGATCCGGAGGAGTAACTGGAGTTCTCGTCAAAGGCCCTGACTGTAATTTAAACTTTCGTATGGATGACAAAGGTCCGGTCATCTCCATCAAATTTTCACCCAATATGAATATCCTGGCAATCCAAAGAACCACTACTTCGGTGGAATTCGTTAATTATTCGATCAACTCGGGCTTGGATAATTTCGAATATTCGCAAACCTGCAGAGGAAAAAATGCCTCGATTCAGGGATTTGTTTGGACTTATGGCAATGAAATTCTTGTAATCACGGATCATGGAGTGGAATTATTCCTg gtcaacccagcgaaaaaaaatgttaaagctCTAAAATCACTGAGTTTAGGAGTTAATTGGTACGTTTACTGTTGTCAAAGTAATATGATTTTACTTTCCTCTGGGACTATCGGAAATCAAATGCAAGCACTCCACGTTACCCCTGGAAATTTGaacaaaattacaaaatttgaaA TGGAAGTAACTCCATCCAAACCAGGAAAGCTAGCGGTTTCAGAGAGGGATGTTGCTCTTGCCGTACTCTATGGAATTCCCTGTATTATAGTATTGAGGCATCAACATGGGGTCAATAAATCAGTTGGCACTGCATATGTTTGTGTATACACTGTTCACAA GATGTTAACGATTAAAAAAAGTCACATACTCAAATTAGATATGACAGGAAGATTTGCCATTAATGTTgttgataatttaataattgtcCATCATCAAGCTTCAAAG ACTTCAATGATTTTTGATATCATGTTAGCTGGGGTCTCTGATGGTACAGTAATGCATCACACAGCTGTAGCTGCACCGAAGCCCATAAAGCCGTATAACCTTAAAGTTCAAGGTGCCACATTGTCGGAACAAGTGATTCAGTCCTGTCAACTCT ATTCACCCAATTGGGTAGTTTTTCAGCCAAACATTGTGATTGATGCTAAATTGGGATGTCTATGGTATATAGAGCTTCGCTTAGATTGTCTCGTGCAACTTATCGATGATAAAGTTCAATTGGTGGAATTTTTACtccagagaaaaaattcaaaacaaattttaCTTCAACTACTTCAAAGTTACGTCAATGATTTGCCGATAACTCTTGCAGAAATGCCTCCTATTTTTGACAAATTGAATGATATTTATAGAAATCATTTGGAGCATGAAATTCAAAGTCAA ATGGGAACACCACTGCAGAATGTTTCAAAGTCTCCTTCAaatacttcagaaaattttgcGTTCAAGGCATTAATTGATCAGAGTGACATATATTCTCACATTCTGTCGAAATTTTCATCAGGTGAAATTATTGAACCGAAGATGATAATTTGGGTTCTGCTGGAATATATaag aTCATTGACAGAGCATGGTATTCCGGTGCAACATTATTTGCACGAATTAGTAATTACAACATTGGTCCAACGCAAAGCGTATTACCAATTACATCAATTGCTACAGTATCATGTAGTTGCTGACTCGAAACCTTTAGCCTGTTTACtcttatctttggaaaatctTTATCCAGCGGCTCATCAATTGGCTCTGGATATGCTGAAACGTTTGGGGAATGCACACGAAGAGATCATAGAGGTGCTTCTTTCAAAAGGACATATTTTACCTGCACTCAG GTATGTCCGATCTGTTGGAATGATTGAACAAGTATCTGCGCGCAAGTTTCTTGAAGCAGCTAGAGCACAGAATGATCCAACGCTCTTTCATTCTGTGTATAAATTCTTTGAGCAACGCAATATGAGACTTCACAATACAACAGCATTCACACGGGGTGAGCATTGTCAAGTATACGTAAAACactttgaaaatttgtttcaCGGCATCAACAATGCCTGTGATAGCAATTTAAACTCGAACATTTCTACTGTTTCGTCGCAAAACTAG
- the LOC135171404 gene encoding GTP-binding protein Di-Ras2 produces MTDYERIRVVVLGGAGVGKSAILKRLLGQDFTERYRPTVEDLYSRECILGTLTLKVDLLDTAGDLQFPAMRRLSIATAHAFLLVYATTSLPSFECVKRCFEEVREQRPDYQEVPIVVAGNKLDLASARREVPIEDASEWLFCELPKLRAKIMECSAKDDYNIKEIFRCFVTLSKIQKNPTGELDESGLRRRCSAYGSRRSGSPGGKAGNTGAGAPTQKVVAAQGTSFIAVAEEVKSKPRSRSLIRRASRKTKQQIREAHTDDCNIS; encoded by the exons ATGACAGACTATGAGAGAATACGAGTGGTGGTACTTGGCGGTGCTGGTGTTGGCAAAAGCGCTATTCTTAAGAGACTCCTTGGGCAGGATTTCACAGAGAGATACCGACCCACCGTTGAGGATCTCTACTCTAGGGAATGTATACTGGGGACGCTTACACTAAAAGTCGATCTGTTGGACACCGCTG GTGACCTCCAGTTTCCAGCAATGCGGAGACTCAGTATAGCGACAGCGCACGCATTTTTACTCGTCTATGCTACAACATCATTACCGAGTTTTGAATGTGTCAAGAGATGTTTCGAAGAAGTCCGGGAACAGCGCCCGGACTATCAA GAAGTGCCAATAGTAGTCGCTGGTAATAAATTGGACTTGGCATCAGCGCGAAGAGAAGTTCCAATAGAAGACGCAAGTGAATGGCTGTTTTGTGAATTGCCAAAGCTCAGGGCGAAAATAATGGAATGTTCTGCTAAAGATGACTataacatcaaagaaatattcagaTGTTTCGTCAcattatcaaaaattcaaaagaatccTACTGGGGAACTTGATGAGTCTGGTCTCAGGAGAAGATGCTCCGCGTATGGATCTAGAAG ATCGGGAAGCCCAGGGGGAAAGGCAGGAAACACGGGTGCTGGTGCTCCTACTCAAAAAGTAGTTGCAGCTCAAGGTACAAGTTTCATAGCAGTTGCTGAGGAAGTCAAAAGTAAACCACGCAGTAGGAGTCTTATAAGACGTGCATCGCGAAAGACAAAGCAACAAATACGCGAAGCACATACCGACGACTGTAATATCTCCTAA